A stretch of the bacterium genome encodes the following:
- a CDS encoding PilT/PilU family type 4a pilus ATPase, producing the protein MDMNLLLQILGIAFEKKVSDVHFEVENPPFFRVRGQLVRARLPALTAADTEFIVNTIMQHNGRAFPEGLRELDASYSLPDGGRFRVSIFRQRGAFGIVMRVIPPQVGTFQDLRLPPVLADIARAPNGLVLVTGPTGNGKSTTLASMLRHINDTCTYNIVTIEDPIEFLFRSGKSCIVQREVGIDTLGFGPALRTAMRMDPDIIMVGEMRDLETIEGCIRAAETGHLVLSTLHTQGAVSTVSRLIGFFPPEAQAVMRQRLADIIVATVSLRLIKDKTGEMIIPVVEIMRATTTIQACIREGKLDEIERHIEKGRTQYQMQTLDQHLIELVQAGQIAMEQAATITRSMDLERKLTFGE; encoded by the coding sequence ATGGACATGAACCTGCTGCTCCAGATCCTCGGGATCGCCTTCGAGAAGAAGGTCTCCGACGTCCACTTCGAGGTGGAGAACCCGCCGTTCTTCCGCGTGCGCGGCCAGCTCGTGCGCGCCCGGCTGCCGGCCCTGACCGCCGCCGACACCGAGTTCATCGTCAATACCATCATGCAGCACAACGGCCGCGCCTTCCCCGAGGGGCTGCGCGAGCTGGACGCCTCGTACTCGCTCCCCGACGGCGGGCGCTTCCGGGTGAGCATCTTCCGCCAGCGCGGCGCCTTCGGCATCGTCATGCGCGTGATCCCGCCGCAGGTCGGCACCTTCCAGGACCTGCGCCTGCCGCCGGTGCTCGCCGACATCGCCCGCGCCCCCAACGGCCTGGTCCTGGTCACCGGCCCGACGGGCAACGGCAAGTCGACGACGCTTGCCTCGATGCTGCGGCACATCAACGACACGTGCACCTACAACATCGTGACGATCGAGGACCCGATCGAGTTCCTCTTCCGCTCGGGCAAGAGCTGCATCGTCCAGCGCGAGGTCGGCATCGACACGCTGGGCTTCGGCCCCGCGCTGCGCACCGCCATGCGCATGGACCCGGACATCATCATGGTCGGCGAGATGCGCGACCTCGAGACGATCGAGGGGTGCATCCGCGCGGCCGAGACCGGGCACCTCGTGCTCTCGACGCTCCACACGCAGGGCGCCGTCTCGACGGTCAGCCGCCTCATCGGCTTCTTCCCGCCCGAGGCGCAGGCGGTCATGCGCCAGCGGCTCGCCGACATCATCGTCGCGACGGTCTCGTTGCGGCTGATCAAGGACAAGACGGGTGAGATGATCATCCCGGTCGTCGAGATCATGCGCGCCACGACCACGATCCAGGCCTGCATCCGCGAGGGCAAGCTCGACGAGATCGAGCGGCACATCGAGAAGGGCCGCACGCAGTACCAGATGCAGACGCTCGATCAGCACCTCATCGAACTGGTCCAGGCCGGGCAAATCGCCATGGAGCAGGCGGCCACGATCACGCGCTCCATGGACCTCGAGCGCAAACTCACCTTCGGGGAGTGA
- a CDS encoding DUF1194 domain-containing protein, whose protein sequence is MRPAATLGALALAAALLRPAAPAAAAVELCAALDGSGSIAPDQFALQLEGLARAVEDPAVVPRDGSVTVSVVVFMWGAAVEVPATVVSGEADALGLAAAVRAIPPVPWPLNHRTDMVAAIEACFGQFRDPAARWVIDISTDGRHSTTIGTDPFAARDAAVAAGLDALNALGVGEADLAFLERLVWPQPASAPPADGFVVMVPDFTAYVAAMREKVRTEVALEVALDVKPGSCPNPFLVGSQGLLPVAVLGGPAFDVAAIDPATLTVAGVPPVRWSYEDVAAPFEGRKDSCGSCTTTGSDGYTDLVLHVDRQALAAAIGGAADRACVLLELRGNLLPAQGGGPVRGADVLRVQRR, encoded by the coding sequence GTGAGGCCGGCTGCGACGCTCGGCGCGCTCGCGCTGGCCGCGGCGCTCCTCCGGCCGGCCGCGCCGGCGGCGGCCGCCGTTGAGCTGTGCGCGGCGCTGGACGGCTCGGGCAGCATCGCGCCGGACCAGTTCGCGCTCCAGCTCGAGGGGCTGGCGCGCGCCGTCGAGGACCCGGCCGTCGTACCGCGTGACGGCTCCGTCACCGTCTCGGTGGTCGTCTTCATGTGGGGCGCCGCGGTCGAGGTCCCCGCGACCGTGGTCTCCGGCGAGGCGGACGCCCTCGGCCTCGCGGCGGCCGTGCGCGCCATCCCGCCCGTCCCCTGGCCGCTGAATCACCGCACCGACATGGTCGCCGCCATCGAAGCCTGCTTCGGCCAGTTCCGCGACCCCGCGGCGCGGTGGGTCATCGACATCTCCACCGACGGCCGGCACAGCACCACGATCGGCACCGACCCCTTCGCGGCCCGCGACGCCGCGGTCGCGGCCGGCCTCGACGCCCTCAACGCGCTTGGCGTCGGGGAGGCCGACCTCGCCTTCCTCGAGCGGCTCGTCTGGCCGCAGCCGGCGTCGGCCCCGCCCGCGGACGGCTTCGTGGTCATGGTCCCGGACTTCACGGCCTACGTCGCGGCGATGCGCGAGAAGGTCCGCACCGAAGTCGCGCTCGAGGTCGCGCTCGACGTCAAGCCGGGGTCGTGCCCGAACCCGTTCCTCGTCGGCAGCCAGGGGCTGCTCCCCGTCGCCGTCCTCGGGGGCCCGGCGTTCGACGTCGCCGCCATCGACCCGGCGACCCTCACCGTCGCCGGCGTGCCGCCCGTGCGCTGGTCGTACGAGGACGTCGCCGCGCCGTTCGAAGGCCGCAAGGACTCCTGCGGCAGCTGCACGACGACCGGGTCGGACGGCTACACCGACCTCGTGCTGCACGTCGACCGCCAGGCCCTGGCCGCGGCGATCGGCGGCGCGGCCGACCGCGCCTGCGTGCTCCTCGAACTGCGCGGCAACCTCCTGCCCGCCCAGGGCGGCGGGCCGGTTCGGGGCGCGGACGTGCTGCGCGTCCAGCGCCGCTAG
- a CDS encoding ChaN family lipoprotein codes for LIGLNIATAIVEQVGRGGFRSLSAEQRRQLGVNSCDVSPRYADVLHRLTGRPLGSAAFANFCEAQIVWDAAMARTIADFLRARPDHVVLVFCGSFHAWRHGIPGRLATITDVPVKIILPSGDDSQQRYDILREDADYIWWNQ; via the coding sequence GCTGATCGGGCTGAACATCGCCACGGCCATCGTGGAGCAGGTGGGCCGCGGCGGCTTCCGCTCGCTCTCGGCGGAGCAGCGGCGCCAGCTCGGCGTCAACTCCTGCGATGTCTCCCCGCGCTACGCGGACGTGCTGCACCGGCTCACGGGAAGGCCCCTCGGTTCCGCGGCCTTCGCCAACTTCTGCGAGGCGCAGATCGTCTGGGACGCCGCCATGGCCCGCACGATCGCCGACTTCCTGCGCGCGCGGCCGGACCACGTGGTGCTCGTCTTCTGCGGCAGCTTCCACGCGTGGCGGCACGGCATCCCGGGGCGGCTCGCCACGATCACGGACGTCCCGGTGAAGATCATCCTTCCCTCGGGGGACGACAGCCAGCAGCGCTACGACATCCTCCGGGAGGACGCGGACTACATCTGGTGGAACCAGTAG